TGTGCTCGAACGTGCCCGCCCAGTCCGTGGTGCAGACCGCGCTCGGCGGACACCAGAGCGTCAAGGACTATCTCGTTCCCGGCGGCCGCGTGTATGACCAGCGCGATCTCGTCTACGACATGCTCAACGCCATCCCTGGCATCAGCGCCGTTAAGCCCAAGGCCGCGTTCTACATCTTCCCGAAGATCGACGTCAAGCGGTTCAACATTCACTCGGATGAGCAGTTCGCGCTCGATCTGCTGCATGAAAAGCACATCCTCATCAGCCATGGCGGTGCGTTCAACTGGCGGCATCCCGACCACTTCCGTGTGGTGTACCTGCCGCGCATAGGCATGCTGCACGAAACCATGGAGGAGCTCGCCGACTTCTTCAGCTACTACCGGCAGAACTGACCCATGGCGCATACAGACGCACTTGATTCAGGGCTGGGCGTCACGCCGGTGCCCCGTCTGGCCCTCACCATGTCGTTCCCCGCCATCGTGGCGCAGGCGGCGAACGCCTCGTACACGATCATCGACCGGATGTTCATAGGGCATATCCCCGAAGTCGGCAATGCGGCGATGACGGGAGTCGGCATCTGTTTCCCGATTCTGTTGGCCGTCACCGCCTTCGCCTCGCTGATCGGCGCCGGCGGCGCGCCGCGCGCCTCCATTGAACTCGGTCGCGGCAACTTCAAGAAGGCCGAGCGTATCCTCGGTACCAGCACGGCGTTCCTCGTCGTCATAGCCCTGACCCTCACCGCGGTGCTGCAGTCGGTGAAACGGCCGATTCTCTATGCCTTCGGCGCTAGCGACGCGACCATCGCCTATGCGACCGATTTCATCACCATCTACCTGATCGGCACCGTTTTCGTGCAGTTGACGCTCGGGCTGAACAGCTTCATCTCGGCGCAGGGCAAGACCACGGTGGCCATGGTCTCGGTGCTCATCGGCACCGGTGCGTCCATGGTTCTCGATCCCGTGTTCATTTTCGTTTTCGGATGGGGCGTCAGGGGAGCGGCCGCCGCGAATGTGATCGCACAACTGATTTCGACGGTATGGATCGTGCTGTTCCTTTCCTCGGGGCGCAGCGCCATTCGTCTGCGCCCGGCGAACATCCGAATCGACCGAATCATCATTCCCGTGTTGACGCTTGGTCTGGCGCCCTTCATCATGCAGATTACGGAATGTCTGATCAATGTGGTGTTCAATGTCGGTCTGCAGCGGTACGGCGGTGATGATTACGTCACCTCGATCACCATCATCACGTCGCTGATACAGGTCGTGGGCGTACTGACCGGCGGTTTTCAGCAGGGCATCCAGCCGATCATAGGGTTCAATTTCGGCGCCCGCAATATGCGGCGCGTCCGGCAGGCGATTCGCATGGCCTTCGTCACGCAGATCGCCTCCGCCACGGCGTTGGTGTCGGTGCTTGCCGCATTCCCGGGATTCTTCGCATCATGGTTCACCACGGAACAGACGGTCATCGACATCGTGACCCGCATGATGCCGATCTTCGTATGCGGCTGGGGCGTCTTCGGCATCCAGCTGGGCGCGCAATGCGCATTCGTCGGCATGGGGCAGGCCGGACAGTCGGTGTTCCTGGCCGTCTTCCGCAAGGTCATCCTGCTTGTACCGCTCGCATTGCTACTGCCGCATTGGCTCGGCGTCGATGGCATCTTCATCGCCGAACCCATCTCCGACGCCACCTCGGGCATGGTGGCCGGTCTGCTGTTCCTCATCACCTACCGCAGGATCCGACGGAATCTGGTCTAGATGTCGCGGCCGGCAGGCGTGACGCGCCGCTTGTCGACGATGCCGGCAATGACGCCGATGACGGCGGGTAGGATCCAGCCGAGCTGGTACTGCTGCAAGGGCAGTGCGGCCAGCGCGGCATCCAGCCAGGCGATGTCGCCGCCGAACACGACGGCCAAGCTGGAGACACAGGTGGCGAAGGAGGTGACGGCCACCAGCAGCACGGTCCAGAAATAGACGCGCGGGAACCGCGCGCCGAGCATGGTATGGGTGAGCGCGAGCAGCACCAGTACGATGGCGATCGGATACAATGCGGACAGTACCGGCACGGAGACCTTGATGATCGCGCTCAGTCCGGCGTTGGAGACGATGAAGCTGAACACGGTGAAGATGACCTGCCACGTGCGGTAGCTCGGCGTTCGTCCCGCGATGGAGCGGAATCTGGCGTGGAAATAGGTGGCGC
The window above is part of the Bifidobacterium longum subsp. infantis ATCC 15697 = JCM 1222 = DSM 20088 genome. Proteins encoded here:
- a CDS encoding MATE family efflux transporter, whose product is MAHTDALDSGLGVTPVPRLALTMSFPAIVAQAANASYTIIDRMFIGHIPEVGNAAMTGVGICFPILLAVTAFASLIGAGGAPRASIELGRGNFKKAERILGTSTAFLVVIALTLTAVLQSVKRPILYAFGASDATIAYATDFITIYLIGTVFVQLTLGLNSFISAQGKTTVAMVSVLIGTGASMVLDPVFIFVFGWGVRGAAAANVIAQLISTVWIVLFLSSGRSAIRLRPANIRIDRIIIPVLTLGLAPFIMQITECLINVVFNVGLQRYGGDDYVTSITIITSLIQVVGVLTGGFQQGIQPIIGFNFGARNMRRVRQAIRMAFVTQIASATALVSVLAAFPGFFASWFTTEQTVIDIVTRMMPIFVCGWGVFGIQLGAQCAFVGMGQAGQSVFLAVFRKVILLVPLALLLPHWLGVDGIFIAEPISDATSGMVAGLLFLITYRRIRRNLV